In Bradyrhizobium sp. CCBAU 051011, the following are encoded in one genomic region:
- a CDS encoding EscS/YscS/HrcS family type III secretion system export apparatus protein, translated as MDEASILTHMSRSLVLFMIWVLPTLIAAVVVGLVVGIIQAATQLQDQTLPLTVKLLVVVAVIALFSPVLSAALIKEAEQVFTDFPALTASISRR; from the coding sequence ATGGATGAGGCGAGCATTCTCACTCATATGAGCCGGTCACTTGTGCTCTTCATGATCTGGGTTCTGCCTACGCTTATCGCGGCGGTCGTTGTCGGATTGGTCGTCGGCATCATCCAAGCGGCAACGCAGCTTCAGGATCAAACGTTGCCACTGACTGTGAAGCTTCTGGTCGTTGTCGCGGTGATCGCTTTGTTCTCTCCAGTGCTCAGTGCCGCGCTTATCAAGGAAGCCGAGCAGGTATTTACCGACTTTCCCGCACTCACAGCAAGTATTAGTCGACGTTAG
- a CDS encoding YscO family type III secretion system apparatus protein yields the protein MDVTSDRVNRAHASKLRLVKDMRQRSALREVSNMEAQRRTALQAVEQAVRDLATAEKSQAALEAQLYRELASSDSLSVEELDRRCHIVIGRLKAEIAGARRTLEEARAAQERAETAVFEARTTLTKCSAASHKWQQIEGDVQRASDAHSEVKAEIEADDEVLLRYGSGSRTHTASD from the coding sequence ATGGATGTCACGTCTGACCGCGTGAATCGTGCCCATGCCTCGAAATTGCGGCTAGTGAAGGATATGAGACAGCGGAGCGCCCTTCGTGAGGTGTCCAACATGGAGGCCCAGCGCCGCACCGCGCTTCAAGCGGTGGAACAAGCTGTCCGGGATCTTGCAACGGCCGAAAAAAGCCAAGCGGCGCTCGAAGCGCAGCTTTACCGAGAACTGGCATCATCTGATTCGCTATCTGTCGAAGAGCTCGATCGTCGCTGTCACATCGTCATTGGACGGCTCAAAGCTGAGATCGCAGGAGCACGCCGAACGCTTGAGGAAGCGCGCGCCGCTCAAGAGCGGGCCGAGACGGCGGTCTTCGAGGCGAGGACTACTTTGACTAAGTGCTCAGCTGCGAGTCACAAATGGCAGCAAATTGAAGGCGACGTTCAGCGCGCGAGTGATGCCCATTCAGAGGTGAAAGCCGAGATAGAGGCCGATGATGAGGTTTTGCTTCGGTATGGCAGTGGTTCGCGTACTCACACGGCTAGCGACTGA
- a CDS encoding HipA domain-containing protein, translated as MTTKPKAGGAGETLEVRCGDKLVGLLRRRSDQIQDIEFVYDEAWVKGSSGVRRLDPHAAHSALVKRYDREPHGRSLRRIHQEDFCQATGHIPSTKYESNLATKLRGPPLKDCFDVLRNTQAGAFNAARFVDFLVFNVLCGNVDAHSKNYSLLLQPSGAASMAPLYDVMNGDIYPDVTRNLAMKIAGKNRGHDIYARHWHRMAEENHLSGAQVRWRVGELSQAVLDALPSVVEELNARLARGGLKRLGRAR; from the coding sequence ATGACGACCAAGCCGAAAGCGGGCGGCGCCGGCGAGACCCTGGAAGTCCGGTGCGGCGACAAGCTCGTCGGGCTGCTGCGCCGGCGCTCGGACCAAATCCAGGACATCGAGTTCGTCTACGATGAAGCGTGGGTGAAAGGATCCTCGGGCGTTCGCCGTCTCGACCCGCATGCCGCTCACTCAGCGCTGGTGAAGCGCTACGACCGCGAGCCTCACGGGCGCAGCCTCCGCAGAATCCATCAGGAGGATTTCTGTCAGGCCACGGGGCACATCCCATCGACCAAATACGAATCCAATCTGGCGACCAAGCTGCGTGGGCCTCCCCTGAAAGACTGCTTTGACGTCCTGCGGAACACGCAGGCAGGCGCCTTCAACGCCGCCCGCTTCGTCGATTTCTTAGTCTTCAACGTTCTCTGCGGAAACGTCGATGCGCATTCGAAGAACTATTCGCTGCTGCTGCAGCCGAGCGGCGCCGCCTCCATGGCGCCGCTCTACGACGTCATGAACGGCGACATTTATCCGGACGTCACGCGAAACCTGGCGATGAAGATCGCCGGCAAGAACCGCGGTCACGACATCTACGCCCGACATTGGCATCGGATGGCGGAGGAAAACCACCTTTCCGGCGCGCAGGTGAGGTGGCGCGTCGGCGAATTGTCTCAGGCTGTCCTCGATGCGCTGCCGTCCGTCGTCGAAGAGTTGAACGCGCGCCTCGCGCGGGGCGGGCTCAAGCGTTTAGGGCGTGCTCGCTGA
- a CDS encoding helix-turn-helix transcriptional regulator, translated as MTITTTSELGQTIRNRRTSLGLRQQDLALAANVGVRFIVDIENGKETSQVGLVLRLLQALGIRLTAEMSPVPAARSASEESETFDPDNFTPS; from the coding sequence ATGACCATCACGACCACCTCAGAACTCGGCCAGACGATCCGGAACCGGCGGACCTCCTTAGGTCTCCGGCAGCAGGACCTCGCCTTGGCAGCGAACGTCGGCGTCCGGTTTATCGTCGACATCGAGAATGGCAAGGAGACAAGCCAGGTCGGTCTGGTCCTCCGCCTGCTGCAGGCGCTCGGCATCCGGCTGACGGCGGAAATGAGCCCTGTGCCGGCGGCTCGCTCGGCCAGCGAGGAATCCGAAACCTTCGACCCTGATAACTTCACGCCTTCATGA
- a CDS encoding response regulator transcription factor, with the protein MRTLLVDHDEHLARAVQGALSDCGFAVDVAGTLDEAATALDYAKYDILLLELALPDGSGLDWLKRLRRDGHFMPAMVMSSRNDLGRRIAIFNGGADDFLPKPVSTDELIARMRAILRRSTQMTAPVVVFGNLKFDPIARQVSVGGRPLKIARREVCILEHLLSRAGRAVSRASLEDSLYAFDNEVSTNALEVAIYRLRGHLNQSGATLRITTARGVGYILELNSAASAA; encoded by the coding sequence ATGCGAACGCTGCTGGTTGATCATGATGAGCACCTTGCGCGCGCTGTGCAAGGTGCGCTTTCGGATTGCGGTTTTGCGGTTGATGTGGCGGGCACTCTGGATGAGGCGGCGACCGCTCTGGATTACGCCAAGTACGACATTCTCCTGCTCGAGTTGGCTCTACCGGATGGAAGCGGCCTGGACTGGCTGAAGCGGTTGAGACGCGACGGACATTTTATGCCTGCCATGGTGATGAGCAGCCGCAATGATCTCGGTAGGCGGATCGCCATTTTCAATGGTGGTGCAGACGATTTTCTGCCCAAGCCCGTGTCTACTGATGAACTCATCGCTCGGATGCGAGCCATTCTGAGGCGATCAACGCAAATGACAGCCCCCGTCGTTGTGTTTGGTAATCTAAAATTCGATCCGATCGCCCGGCAAGTTTCAGTTGGTGGTCGGCCGCTCAAGATTGCACGCCGCGAGGTGTGCATTCTTGAGCATCTGCTTAGCCGCGCAGGCCGCGCCGTGTCACGCGCGTCGCTGGAGGATAGCCTCTATGCGTTTGACAACGAGGTCTCTACCAATGCGCTTGAAGTCGCAATCTATCGCTTGCGCGGTCATTTGAATCAGTCTGGTGCAACGCTACGGATCACGACCGCACGCGGCGTCGGCTATATCCTTGAATTGAATAGCGCGGCATCGGCCGCCTAG
- a CDS encoding type II and III secretion system protein family protein yields the protein MVASAIWSVVCPSLSHLLCAVALLSPPTAAAQTTRDAGGRPPRAPSSSINGTVDLSSSLGKTIHLPGPAASIFVADPTIADYQAPSNTTIFVFGKKSGRTSLFALNDNGEALAELRVVVTQPIEDLRAMLKAQVGDYPIQVSYTPRGAILNGTAPNADVVATAVKVTEQFLGPGALVVNKIQVAGSLQVNLSVRVAEVSRSAIKELGINLSALGQNGTFFFSSGKGAGSGTASGGGKAGIGFSAGSINVGAVLDALASEHLASVLAEPNLTAMSGESASFLAGGEFPIPVMQDNRQVSIQFRHFGVSLDFVPTVLNNNQINVRVKPEVSEISKEGEVKVNGMAVPALSTRRAETVIELGSGQSFAIGGLIRRNFSTDISTFPWLGDVPILGALFRSSSFQKQETELVIIVTPYIVRPASNPNRMSAPADRIGPPSDLGRTLTNTLASPPRGRDAPRTSVPGATGGAGFIIE from the coding sequence ATCGTCGCTAGCGCTATCTGGTCTGTCGTTTGTCCTTCTCTTTCCCACCTCCTGTGCGCGGTCGCTTTGCTATCACCACCAACTGCCGCAGCTCAGACAACGCGAGACGCTGGAGGGAGGCCGCCGCGCGCGCCCTCTAGCAGTATCAATGGGACGGTGGACCTTTCCTCCTCGCTCGGCAAGACAATTCATCTGCCCGGGCCGGCGGCGAGCATCTTTGTTGCCGACCCGACGATCGCGGATTATCAGGCCCCATCGAACACGACCATCTTCGTCTTTGGCAAGAAGTCCGGACGGACCAGCCTGTTCGCTTTGAACGACAATGGGGAAGCTCTCGCCGAGTTGCGTGTTGTCGTGACGCAACCGATCGAGGATCTGCGTGCCATGCTGAAGGCCCAGGTCGGCGACTATCCGATCCAAGTCAGCTATACCCCCCGCGGCGCGATCCTTAACGGCACGGCTCCCAATGCCGATGTCGTTGCCACTGCCGTGAAGGTCACAGAGCAGTTTCTCGGTCCGGGTGCGCTTGTCGTCAATAAAATTCAGGTCGCGGGGTCATTACAGGTCAATCTGAGCGTTCGCGTAGCGGAGGTCTCACGCAGCGCCATCAAGGAGCTCGGCATCAACCTCTCCGCTTTGGGGCAGAATGGCACTTTTTTCTTTAGCAGCGGCAAAGGTGCTGGTTCCGGCACGGCTAGCGGAGGCGGCAAGGCAGGTATCGGCTTCAGCGCCGGTAGTATCAACGTCGGCGCTGTTCTCGACGCGCTCGCCAGCGAGCACCTCGCTTCAGTGCTGGCTGAGCCGAACCTCACCGCAATGTCCGGTGAGTCCGCGAGCTTCCTGGCGGGCGGCGAATTTCCAATTCCCGTCATGCAGGACAACCGACAGGTTTCGATCCAATTTCGTCACTTCGGAGTGAGCCTCGATTTCGTCCCGACCGTTCTTAACAACAATCAAATCAATGTCCGCGTCAAACCTGAGGTCAGCGAGATTTCAAAAGAAGGCGAGGTCAAGGTGAACGGTATGGCCGTGCCTGCCCTCTCTACAAGGCGTGCGGAGACCGTTATCGAGCTTGGGAGCGGACAAAGCTTTGCAATAGGCGGGCTAATCAGGCGTAACTTCAGCACGGATATCAGTACTTTTCCTTGGTTAGGCGACGTTCCCATTCTCGGTGCACTGTTTCGCTCTTCGTCCTTTCAAAAGCAGGAGACGGAGCTTGTTATTATTGTCACGCCTTACATTGTCCGGCCAGCGTCGAATCCGAACCGGATGAGCGCGCCCGCCGACCGCATCGGACCGCCCTCAGATCTGGGGCGCACATTGACGAACACGTTGGCGAGCCCGCCGCGAGGCCGCGACGCTCCGCGCACCAGTGTACCAGGCGCGACAGGCGGTGCCGGCTTTATTATCGAATAA
- a CDS encoding CpaD family pilus assembly lipoprotein, producing MTLRALPHLFVLMASLGGCTSTALVNTGAAEQATVVQQQNSVLVLQSLRGLERYRLRDFIAGASRGRFDALHLDITGSPRLAAQVASEARAMGVAPYNVRLFGPRIDRPVGFAVQIEAIVYEARPPVCPSLSIIGPSVNDNSFDQTLGCSIRNNLGIMVNDPGDLLDNRAVMATKGDRAAIPVATYGSMGRRNKSDLEDGIANRSPPETGSTATRDIQSPR from the coding sequence ATGACTTTACGAGCCCTGCCCCATCTGTTCGTTCTGATGGCGAGCCTAGGCGGCTGCACAAGCACTGCTCTGGTCAATACCGGGGCGGCTGAACAAGCAACCGTGGTGCAGCAGCAGAACAGTGTCTTGGTGCTGCAGAGCCTTCGTGGCCTCGAGCGGTATCGGCTGAGGGATTTCATTGCCGGCGCCAGCCGCGGTCGGTTTGATGCGCTCCATCTCGATATCACCGGCTCGCCCCGGCTCGCCGCGCAGGTAGCCAGCGAGGCCCGCGCAATGGGCGTCGCGCCTTACAACGTCCGCCTGTTCGGCCCTCGCATCGACCGGCCTGTCGGCTTCGCGGTGCAAATCGAGGCCATTGTCTATGAAGCACGTCCTCCCGTCTGTCCGTCTCTTTCGATCATTGGTCCCTCGGTTAACGATAATTCGTTCGACCAGACGCTAGGCTGCTCAATCCGCAACAATCTGGGAATCATGGTCAACGATCCGGGCGACCTGCTGGACAATAGAGCTGTCATGGCAACAAAAGGCGATCGTGCCGCCATTCCTGTTGCCACATATGGGTCCATGGGACGGCGCAACAAGAGCGACTTGGAAGATGGAATTGCCAACAGGTCCCCGCCAGAAACCGGGTCAACGGCAACGAGGGATATACAGTCGCCACGATAG
- a CDS encoding EscU/YscU/HrcU family type III secretion system export apparatus switch protein — MSGSSEEKKLPPTPKKLKDARKKGQTPRSTDLVSAVSVCAGFGCLWLRAGLIETNWYETVRLVDKLQEQPFTSAVQQALGGLIELFLAAVGPFLGAGVAAGVLAGVLANGGLNVSFESLKPKFEKLDPMKGLKRIASKRSLIELSKSLLKVCVLGASLLLPVIASWKALVYLPTCGMGCLSFVFTEIKLLTEIAAGAFLIAGLADLLIQRWLFLQDMRMTETEAKRESKEQQGNPQVKREHRRLRQETANEPPLGVHRATLIVTGQAILIGLRYIRGETGVPIVVCRGEGELASRLLAEAQSLRLSIVQDPALARQLMRNAMLGNAVPGKCFEGVARALYSAGLV; from the coding sequence ATGAGTGGCTCGAGCGAAGAGAAGAAGCTCCCTCCCACTCCCAAGAAGCTAAAAGATGCGCGCAAGAAAGGGCAGACTCCGCGCAGCACCGATTTGGTCAGCGCAGTCAGTGTTTGCGCCGGTTTCGGCTGCCTCTGGTTAAGAGCGGGCCTCATTGAGACCAACTGGTATGAAACAGTACGGCTAGTCGACAAACTGCAGGAGCAGCCGTTCACAAGCGCGGTCCAGCAGGCGCTGGGCGGCCTGATCGAACTGTTTCTTGCGGCCGTTGGTCCATTTCTCGGGGCCGGTGTTGCCGCTGGTGTTCTAGCGGGGGTCCTGGCCAATGGTGGATTAAACGTCTCTTTCGAGTCCTTAAAGCCGAAATTCGAGAAATTGGACCCCATGAAGGGGCTCAAGCGGATTGCGTCTAAGCGGTCGCTCATTGAACTCTCGAAGTCGCTTCTTAAAGTGTGCGTTCTCGGCGCAAGCTTGCTGCTCCCGGTTATCGCAAGTTGGAAGGCGCTGGTATACTTGCCAACCTGCGGTATGGGGTGTCTCAGCTTCGTCTTCACTGAGATCAAATTGCTGACCGAAATTGCTGCCGGTGCTTTTTTGATCGCCGGATTGGCCGATCTTCTTATCCAGCGCTGGTTGTTTTTACAGGACATGCGCATGACGGAGACAGAGGCCAAGCGCGAGTCCAAGGAACAGCAGGGCAATCCGCAGGTCAAACGAGAACACCGTCGCCTTCGTCAGGAGACGGCGAACGAGCCTCCGCTTGGCGTGCATCGCGCGACACTGATAGTGACAGGACAAGCGATCTTGATTGGGCTTCGCTACATTCGTGGCGAGACCGGCGTACCGATCGTGGTTTGCCGTGGTGAGGGCGAACTTGCCTCACGACTGCTTGCTGAGGCGCAGTCGCTGCGCCTCAGCATTGTTCAGGACCCGGCCCTGGCGCGTCAGCTCATGCGGAATGCCATGCTGGGCAACGCCGTTCCTGGGAAGTGCTTTGAAGGGGTTGCGCGAGCACTCTATTCCGCCGGGCTGGTCTAG
- a CDS encoding IS481 family transposase — MDTHKNAPLTPKGREAMVRSVIEGGLTKAAAALQFNVTAKTVAKWVKRFRAGGVDGLRDRSSRPHSLPSQTLPATCALVEALRRQRYVGKQIAAEVGISPATVSRILRRLGLNRLRNLEPAEPVRRYEREHPGELIHLDIKKLGKFNRVGHRITGDRTGQSSQRARGEGPGWEYVHVCIDDASRIAFSKVMKSERQGCAVAFLRAAIAYYASLGVKVERVMTDNGSCYKSVAFRKVCKRLGLKHIRTKPYTPKTNGKAERFIQTSLREWAYARAYNTSKERAAELPKWLHRYNWHRPHGSIGSMPPISRLALTRNNLLRLHS, encoded by the coding sequence ATGGACACCCATAAGAATGCGCCTCTGACGCCGAAAGGTCGAGAGGCGATGGTACGGAGCGTGATCGAGGGCGGGCTGACGAAGGCCGCAGCCGCGCTCCAGTTCAACGTCACAGCGAAGACGGTCGCCAAATGGGTCAAGCGCTTCCGCGCGGGAGGTGTTGATGGGTTGCGTGATCGCTCCTCACGCCCCCATTCATTGCCAAGCCAGACCCTGCCTGCCACATGCGCTTTAGTCGAGGCGCTGCGCCGTCAACGTTACGTCGGCAAGCAGATCGCGGCCGAGGTCGGCATCTCTCCGGCGACGGTCAGTCGCATCCTGCGACGATTGGGGTTGAACCGATTGCGCAACTTGGAACCGGCCGAACCGGTGCGGCGCTATGAACGTGAACATCCCGGTGAGCTGATCCACCTCGACATCAAAAAGCTCGGCAAGTTCAACCGGGTAGGCCATCGCATTACCGGCGATCGCACCGGTCAGAGCAGCCAGCGTGCCCGCGGCGAAGGGCCGGGCTGGGAATATGTCCACGTCTGTATCGATGATGCTTCCCGGATCGCCTTTAGCAAGGTCATGAAGAGCGAGCGACAGGGCTGCGCCGTCGCCTTCCTCAGGGCCGCAATCGCCTACTACGCAAGCCTGGGCGTCAAGGTCGAGCGGGTGATGACCGACAACGGATCTTGCTACAAATCCGTTGCCTTCCGCAAAGTCTGCAAGCGGCTCGGCCTCAAGCACATCCGCACCAAGCCATATACGCCGAAGACCAACGGCAAGGCCGAGCGCTTCATTCAGACCAGCCTGCGCGAGTGGGCCTATGCCCGCGCGTACAACACCTCAAAAGAACGAGCCGCCGAGCTGCCCAAATGGCTTCACCGCTACAATTGGCACCGGCCGCATGGCAGTATCGGTTCGATGCCGCCGATCAGCAGACTCGCTCTGACCAGGAACAACCTGTTGAGGCTCCACAGCTAG
- the sctQ gene encoding type III secretion system cytoplasmic ring protein SctQ produces the protein MATGEQSGFKPALILSPSVVSWLNEIAAARKPLQSRLSDKPLSVRMERLVWGPEPCAVSMLDCVWAIGHETIVLSLARPVVEGLIATVQSGLGLPAEPTRSLLVEFALDPLLNQLEGLTQQKLQLICLSEATARGPYLELEITFGPFKGKARLFLFSSLDDSVPPAFRALGGLLRQLPREDRQLPSELPVIVKGEIGSLRATVALLRKVNAGDALLPDVIPIARGQAILNTGTLWAPAQVAEDRLIVRGAFRLQPHPLECAHMMTQSEKPRPPSEGDLDNIEITLVFECGRWTVAIGALRDISEGHVFELGRPLDGPVDILANGRRIGRGDIVSIGGELGVRLRGRLAVND, from the coding sequence ATGGCTACGGGTGAACAATCGGGATTTAAACCGGCGCTAATCCTGTCCCCTTCGGTCGTCTCCTGGCTCAACGAGATCGCTGCTGCCCGCAAGCCTCTGCAAAGCCGTCTAAGTGATAAGCCGCTATCCGTGCGGATGGAACGGCTTGTCTGGGGGCCGGAGCCGTGTGCGGTATCGATGCTCGACTGCGTTTGGGCCATTGGACATGAAACAATCGTCTTATCATTGGCCCGTCCGGTTGTAGAAGGGCTGATCGCGACGGTGCAAAGCGGGCTTGGCCTACCTGCCGAGCCCACTCGTTCGCTCCTCGTCGAATTTGCACTCGATCCGTTGCTCAATCAACTAGAGGGTCTGACGCAACAGAAGTTGCAGCTGATCTGTTTGAGCGAAGCGACGGCTCGAGGTCCTTATCTGGAGCTCGAAATCACCTTCGGCCCATTCAAGGGCAAAGCGCGCCTGTTTCTGTTCTCTTCTCTCGATGATTCAGTTCCACCTGCGTTTCGGGCGTTAGGCGGACTGCTCAGGCAGCTGCCGCGAGAGGATCGCCAGCTTCCCTCAGAATTGCCTGTCATCGTTAAGGGAGAGATCGGCTCGCTCCGTGCGACAGTCGCGTTGCTACGGAAAGTAAATGCAGGAGACGCTCTATTGCCGGACGTAATACCGATCGCCCGTGGCCAAGCCATCCTCAACACGGGAACCTTATGGGCTCCGGCCCAGGTTGCAGAGGATCGCTTGATCGTACGGGGGGCATTCCGCCTCCAACCACATCCCCTGGAGTGTGCACATATGATGACCCAATCCGAAAAACCCCGGCCGCCCTCTGAAGGTGATCTCGACAACATCGAGATTACTCTTGTTTTCGAATGCGGCCGCTGGACTGTCGCAATCGGAGCCTTGAGGGATATCAGCGAGGGACATGTGTTCGAACTTGGTCGGCCGCTCGACGGACCGGTTGATATCCTTGCTAACGGCCGCCGCATAGGCCGCGGGGACATCGTAAGCATCGGCGGGGAGCTCGGCGTCAGGTTGCGGGGCAGGTTGGCCGTCAATGACTGA
- the sctR gene encoding type III secretion system export apparatus subunit SctR produces MTDIQPGILGLLALTAGLGLLAFLVVTSTAFIKVSVVLFLVRNALGTQSIPPNLVLYGAALILTVFISAPVIEQTYNRLSAPQLRYQTVDDWLSAAKDAQEPLRGHLKKFTADEQRRFFLASTEQVWPEEMRGNVSADDLVILVPSFLISELKRGFEIGFLLYLPFITIDLIVTTILMAMGMSMVSPTVISVPFKLFLFVSIDGWSRLMHGLVLSYTTPGG; encoded by the coding sequence ATGACTGACATTCAACCGGGAATTCTTGGTCTTCTTGCGCTCACAGCCGGCCTTGGCCTGCTGGCGTTTCTAGTCGTAACAAGCACAGCGTTCATAAAAGTATCCGTCGTGCTCTTCCTCGTTCGCAACGCGCTCGGGACTCAATCTATCCCACCGAACCTCGTCCTATACGGGGCGGCGCTGATCCTGACAGTTTTCATTAGCGCGCCAGTGATTGAACAGACCTATAATCGCCTTTCTGCGCCACAACTCCGCTACCAAACGGTCGACGATTGGCTGAGCGCCGCAAAGGACGCGCAGGAGCCGCTGCGCGGGCATCTGAAGAAGTTCACCGCTGACGAGCAGCGCCGTTTCTTCTTGGCTTCAACCGAACAGGTCTGGCCCGAGGAAATGCGCGGCAACGTGAGCGCCGATGACCTGGTCATTCTGGTGCCATCTTTCCTAATTTCGGAACTCAAGCGTGGATTCGAAATTGGTTTTCTTCTCTATCTGCCCTTTATCACCATCGATCTGATTGTAACGACCATCTTGATGGCCATGGGTATGTCGATGGTTTCGCCAACGGTGATATCCGTGCCTTTTAAGCTGTTCCTATTCGTCTCAATCGACGGCTGGTCGCGGCTTATGCATGGGCTGGTGCTCAGCTACACAACGCCGGGAGGCTGA
- the sctT gene encoding type III secretion system export apparatus subunit SctT, with protein MNVPSLTETQTLIQEAIELALAAGLAAARALGIMLVLPVFTLPRISGLIRGCVTFAMGLPCLLQIRHGLQSLDQGSRLISVTLLGLKEMFVGLLIGFLLSIPLWSIQAVGEIIDTQRGITNPVASDDPATRGQASATAVLLGTTAIAIFVLAGGLENMIRGLYGSYLIWPVYRLMPSLTVQGAMAFLGLLGHIMYTALLVSGPVLAFLLLLDVSVMILGRFAPQLKLNDVSPTMKNLAYATIMVSYATFLVEYMGSEISQSNTVLELFKNLLK; from the coding sequence ATGAACGTCCCCTCACTCACCGAAACGCAAACTCTGATCCAGGAGGCGATCGAACTCGCGCTTGCAGCCGGGCTCGCGGCAGCCCGCGCCCTTGGCATTATGTTGGTCCTTCCCGTATTTACGCTGCCGCGCATTAGCGGGCTGATCCGCGGCTGCGTGACCTTTGCGATGGGACTGCCATGCCTGTTGCAGATCAGGCACGGCTTGCAGTCGTTGGATCAGGGCTCACGACTGATCAGTGTCACGCTGCTCGGTTTGAAGGAGATGTTCGTCGGCCTGCTCATCGGCTTTTTGCTCAGTATTCCGTTATGGAGCATCCAGGCAGTGGGTGAGATCATCGATACCCAACGGGGGATTACGAACCCTGTTGCTTCCGATGATCCAGCCACGCGTGGCCAGGCTTCGGCGACGGCGGTTTTACTCGGTACCACTGCGATTGCAATTTTCGTTCTAGCCGGGGGATTGGAGAATATGATTAGGGGCCTTTATGGCAGCTATTTGATCTGGCCCGTGTATCGACTGATGCCTAGCTTGACCGTGCAAGGCGCGATGGCATTTCTGGGGCTTCTCGGGCACATCATGTATACGGCGCTACTGGTCTCTGGCCCGGTGTTGGCATTCCTGCTGCTACTCGATGTGTCGGTCATGATACTCGGGCGGTTTGCGCCGCAACTCAAACTGAACGATGTCTCTCCCACCATGAAGAATCTGGCGTATGCGACAATCATGGTAAGTTACGCCACCTTCCTCGTCGAATATATGGGATCGGAAATCAGTCAGTCCAACACCGTGCTCGAGTTGTTCAAGAACCTCCTTAAATGA
- a CDS encoding DUF3363 domain-containing protein yields MTRSSFGRNLIESLHRELDTIGRGLAEEMGLEHYPLMQVSRLRGSIADRLSLASLRFGMIDHWSRFQIVPWSSSLQRELSNQVSGIAGQSASTRPCGQLP; encoded by the coding sequence GTGACAAGGTCAAGCTTTGGCCGCAACCTGATCGAGAGCCTGCACCGTGAGCTCGACACCATCGGAAGAGGCCTCGCAGAGGAAATGGGGCTTGAGCATTACCCGCTGATGCAGGTGAGTAGACTGCGGGGATCTATCGCCGATAGGCTGTCGCTCGCCTCGCTGCGCTTTGGCATGATCGACCATTGGTCTCGGTTTCAGATCGTGCCCTGGTCCTCATCGCTCCAGCGCGAATTGAGCAACCAGGTGAGCGGCATCGCCGGCCAGTCAGCGTCGACTAGGCCGTGTGGACAATTACCTTAA